From the genome of Haloarcula limicola, one region includes:
- a CDS encoding ribonuclease P protein component 1, whose translation MPLTPETLPRHELVGLDVEVVAASNPDAVGISGAVVVETTQTLTIEGADRVWHVPKDGATFAFDVRGQRVRVEGETLVARPARRTENSGDSKWR comes from the coding sequence ATGCCACTGACACCCGAGACGCTCCCCCGTCACGAACTCGTCGGCCTCGACGTCGAGGTCGTCGCCGCGTCCAATCCGGACGCCGTCGGCATCAGCGGAGCGGTCGTCGTCGAGACGACCCAGACGCTGACCATCGAGGGGGCAGACCGGGTGTGGCACGTGCCGAAGGACGGCGCGACGTTCGCCTTCGACGTACGCGGGCAGCGAGTCCGCGTCGAGGGCGAGACGCTCGTCGCCCGTCCCGCTCGTCGCACAGAGAATTCAGGTGATTCCAAATGGCGCTAG
- a CDS encoding 30S ribosomal protein S14, which translates to MSESETTEEPDAAESERTGQLESCQRCGREQGLVGKYDIWLCRQCFREISRGMGFRKYS; encoded by the coding sequence ATGAGCGAAAGTGAAACCACAGAAGAGCCCGACGCCGCCGAAAGCGAGCGGACCGGCCAGCTCGAGTCCTGTCAGCGCTGCGGGCGCGAACAGGGACTCGTCGGCAAGTACGACATCTGGCTGTGTCGCCAGTGCTTCCGCGAGATCTCGCGGGGAATGGGCTTCAGGAAGTACAGCTAA
- the secY gene encoding preprotein translocase subunit SecY, whose protein sequence is MSWKDTAEPLLVRMPAVRRPEGHIPFKRKLMWTGGVLVLYFFLTNVKLFGLDIDASQDVFGRFGSILASGQGSILQLGIGPIVTASIVLQLLGGANLLGLNTQDDPRDQILYQGLQKLLVLVMICLTGLPMVFAGGFLPADTAVAQSLGIGATGVQWLIFAQIFVGGVLILFMDEVISKWGVGSGIGLFIVAGVSQRLLGGLLSTPFIGGRSGILYTWFQFITGEQATGPVLAPGGLETVFLGQGQILALITTILIFSVVVYAESVRVEIPLSNARVKGARGRFPVKLIYASVLPMILVRALQANIQFLGRILHSQLGTLPGWLGSYSNGQATGGLFYYLAPIQSPGDWMWWLEATTNPAWQILIRVGIDLTFMLVGGAVFAVFWVETTDMGPEATAKQIHNSGMQIPGFRQNVGVIEKVLERYIPQVTVIGGALVGLLAVMANMLGTIGGVSGTGLLLTVSITYKLYEEIAEEQLMEMHPMMRQMFG, encoded by the coding sequence ATGAGCTGGAAGGACACCGCCGAACCGTTGCTCGTCAGGATGCCAGCAGTCCGCCGACCGGAGGGCCACATCCCGTTCAAGCGCAAGCTGATGTGGACCGGCGGCGTGTTGGTGCTGTATTTCTTCCTGACGAACGTCAAGCTGTTCGGTCTCGACATCGACGCGAGCCAGGACGTCTTCGGCCGATTCGGGTCGATTCTGGCCTCGGGGCAGGGGAGCATCCTGCAGTTGGGTATCGGTCCCATCGTCACGGCCTCGATCGTATTGCAGTTGCTTGGCGGGGCCAACCTGCTCGGGCTGAATACGCAGGACGACCCGCGAGATCAGATCCTCTATCAGGGGCTGCAGAAGCTGCTGGTGCTGGTGATGATCTGTCTGACGGGGCTGCCGATGGTCTTCGCCGGCGGGTTCTTACCCGCCGACACGGCCGTCGCGCAGTCGCTGGGTATCGGGGCCACCGGTGTCCAGTGGCTCATCTTCGCCCAGATATTCGTCGGCGGTGTCCTCATCCTGTTCATGGACGAGGTCATCTCCAAGTGGGGCGTCGGCTCCGGTATCGGGCTGTTCATCGTCGCGGGCGTGAGCCAGCGACTGCTGGGCGGTCTGCTTTCGACGCCCTTCATCGGCGGCCGGAGCGGTATCCTCTACACCTGGTTCCAGTTCATCACCGGCGAACAGGCGACCGGGCCGGTCCTCGCTCCGGGCGGTCTGGAGACGGTGTTCCTCGGTCAGGGCCAGATCCTGGCGCTGATAACCACGATACTCATCTTCTCGGTGGTCGTCTACGCCGAGTCGGTTCGGGTCGAGATCCCGCTCTCGAACGCGCGGGTGAAGGGGGCTCGCGGTCGCTTCCCGGTGAAGCTCATCTACGCGAGCGTCCTGCCGATGATCCTCGTCCGGGCGCTGCAGGCGAACATCCAGTTCCTCGGGCGCATCCTGCACTCGCAGTTGGGGACGCTCCCAGGGTGGCTGGGCAGCTACAGTAACGGACAGGCCACCGGCGGGCTGTTCTACTATTTGGCCCCGATCCAGTCGCCGGGTGACTGGATGTGGTGGCTGGAAGCGACGACCAACCCCGCCTGGCAGATCCTCATCCGCGTCGGGATCGACCTGACGTTCATGCTGGTCGGCGGCGCAGTCTTCGCCGTCTTCTGGGTCGAGACGACCGACATGGGCCCGGAGGCGACGGCCAAGCAGATTCACAACTCCGGGATGCAGATCCCCGGATTCCGCCAGAACGTCGGCGTCATCGAGAAAGTGCTCGAACGCTACATCCCGCAGGTCACCGTCATCGGCGGTGCCCTCGTCGGGCTACTGGCCGTGATGGCCAACATGCTGGGTACCATCGGCGGCGTCTCCGGTACCGGGCTGCTGCTCACGGTCTCCATCACGTACAAGCTGTACGAGGAGATCGCCGAGGAACAGCTCATGGAGATGCACCCGATGATGCGCCAGATGTTCGGCTGA
- the rplX gene encoding 50S ribosomal protein L24, which produces MSKQPDKQRTSQRRAPLHERHKQVRATLSADLREEYGQRNVRVNAGDTVEVLRGDFAGEEAEVVDVDLTDAVIHVEDVVLEKTDGEEVPRPLDTSNVRVTELTLEDDEREARLESEDDSA; this is translated from the coding sequence ATGAGCAAGCAACCAGACAAACAGCGAACGAGTCAACGACGCGCACCGCTCCACGAGCGACACAAGCAGGTGCGGGCCACGCTCTCGGCCGACCTCCGCGAGGAGTACGGCCAGCGAAACGTCCGCGTCAACGCCGGGGACACCGTCGAGGTGCTCCGGGGCGACTTCGCCGGCGAAGAGGCCGAAGTCGTCGACGTCGACCTCACGGACGCCGTCATCCACGTCGAGGACGTCGTCCTCGAGAAGACCGACGGCGAGGAGGTCCCCCGCCCGCTCGACACCTCGAACGTTCGAGTGACCGAGCTGACGCTCGAAGACGACGAGCGCGAGGCGCGTCTCGAATCGGAGGATGATTCCGCATGA
- a CDS encoding S49 family peptidase yields MAAYVVVVTAALVTGAVVGPVVWNAAATAEERPSVAVVTLRGPTNDANVNGVAEQLRAIRDNDSVEAVVLRVDSPGGPVDASEEFYLAVNRTASEMPVVAYVEGAAASGGYFGIVSADEIIVKPSSTVGSIGVIVQAPPSVIEQAGQQQEQFVRSGPDKAQIGIDRIRTEMESLQRAFVGTVMYHRGDALSLDRTEVANGRAYLGGRAVENGFADRIGDLDSAIERAASRAEGIEGDEYDVYVTEPQASSPTLLLGNASVRVEGGDGEVVGKPGDDGQFQRPVKYYAVWGVPETNASEVYVDG; encoded by the coding sequence GTGGCAGCGTACGTGGTCGTCGTCACGGCGGCGCTCGTGACCGGTGCGGTAGTCGGCCCGGTGGTCTGGAACGCGGCGGCGACCGCCGAGGAGCGCCCGTCGGTGGCCGTCGTCACGTTGCGGGGACCGACCAACGACGCGAACGTCAACGGCGTCGCCGAGCAACTGCGGGCGATTCGCGACAACGACTCGGTCGAGGCCGTCGTCCTCCGCGTCGACAGCCCCGGCGGCCCCGTAGACGCGAGCGAGGAGTTCTATCTGGCGGTCAACCGGACGGCGAGCGAGATGCCCGTCGTCGCGTACGTGGAGGGGGCGGCGGCCTCGGGCGGATACTTCGGCATCGTCTCGGCCGACGAGATAATCGTCAAGCCCAGTTCCACCGTCGGCAGCATCGGCGTCATCGTTCAGGCGCCCCCGAGCGTCATCGAACAGGCGGGGCAGCAACAGGAGCAGTTCGTCCGCTCGGGTCCCGACAAGGCGCAGATCGGTATCGACCGAATTCGCACGGAGATGGAGTCCCTCCAGCGAGCGTTCGTCGGGACGGTCATGTACCACCGCGGCGACGCTCTCTCGCTCGACCGAACGGAGGTGGCGAACGGCCGCGCGTACCTCGGCGGCCGCGCCGTCGAGAACGGCTTCGCCGACCGCATCGGCGACCTCGATTCCGCCATCGAGCGCGCGGCGAGTCGCGCCGAGGGGATCGAGGGCGACGAGTACGACGTCTACGTGACGGAACCGCAGGCGTCGAGCCCGACGCTCCTGTTGGGCAACGCATCGGTCCGTGTCGAGGGCGGCGACGGCGAGGTCGTCGGCAAACCCGGAGACGATGGACAGTTCCAGCGCCCCGTGAAGTACTACGCCGTCTGGGGCGTCCCGGAGACCAACGCCTCGGAGGTGTACGTCGATGGCTGA
- the rpmC gene encoding 50S ribosomal protein L29, which produces MTVLHVQEVRDMTAAEREAELDDLKTELLNARAVQAAGGAPENPGRIKELKKAIARIKTIQREDGDLQENE; this is translated from the coding sequence ATGACCGTCCTCCACGTCCAGGAAGTTCGCGACATGACGGCCGCCGAGCGAGAGGCGGAACTCGACGACCTCAAGACGGAACTGCTCAACGCCCGGGCCGTGCAGGCCGCGGGTGGTGCCCCGGAGAACCCGGGTCGCATCAAGGAACTGAAGAAGGCCATCGCCCGGATCAAGACGATTCAGCGCGAAGACGGCGACCTTCAGGAGAACGAATAA
- a CDS encoding 30S ribosomal protein S17 — protein sequence MALGLNVQEPETTCTDQNCPFHGELSVRGQTLDGEVASTDMEKTVVVEREYDVKVPKYDRFMKRRSRVPAHAPDCLDLAVGDTVTIAECRPLSKTKSHVVVSVGSDEATDGVEDGEN from the coding sequence ATGGCGCTAGGACTGAACGTACAGGAACCGGAAACGACCTGTACCGACCAGAACTGCCCGTTCCACGGAGAGCTCTCCGTGCGCGGTCAGACGCTGGACGGTGAGGTCGCTTCCACTGACATGGAGAAGACCGTCGTCGTCGAACGCGAGTACGACGTGAAGGTGCCGAAATACGACCGCTTCATGAAGCGGCGGAGCCGCGTTCCGGCTCACGCACCCGACTGTCTCGACCTCGCGGTCGGTGACACGGTCACGATAGCAGAGTGTCGACCGCTCTCGAAGACGAAGAGTCACGTCGTCGTCAGTGTGGGCTCGGACGAGGCCACGGACGGCGTAGAGGACGGTGAGAACTAA
- a CDS encoding 50S ribosomal protein L32e has protein sequence MPENPDRKSSDADANEEALTQGDGPQEDVESEQPLEGERAEDPDEIAEQAESESDSDEESEEEEELELTDISGVGDSKAESLREAGFETVDDVRAADQSALAEVDGIGNALAARIKADVGGLEVDTETEAEVEEEGGEEEPDEDVETELQPRGLAEKTPDLDDEEARLLAQRHRVGTPQFNRQDYHKKKRVPTSWRRPRGQLSKQRRGIKGKGDTVEAGFRSPKAVRGKHPSGFEEVRVHNVDDLEGIDGDVEAARIASKVGARKRERIEEAAEDAGIRVLNPTYVEVEVNE, from the coding sequence ATGCCAGAGAACCCCGACAGGAAAAGCAGCGACGCCGACGCGAACGAGGAGGCGCTCACGCAGGGCGACGGCCCCCAGGAAGACGTCGAGTCGGAGCAGCCACTGGAGGGCGAACGCGCCGAAGACCCCGACGAGATCGCGGAGCAGGCCGAATCTGAATCCGACTCGGACGAGGAGTCCGAGGAGGAAGAAGAGCTCGAGCTGACCGACATCAGCGGCGTCGGCGACTCGAAGGCCGAATCGCTCCGCGAAGCCGGCTTCGAGACGGTCGACGACGTTCGCGCCGCCGATCAGTCCGCGCTCGCGGAGGTCGACGGCATCGGGAATGCGCTCGCGGCCCGAATCAAAGCCGACGTCGGCGGTCTCGAAGTCGACACCGAGACCGAGGCCGAAGTCGAGGAGGAGGGCGGCGAGGAAGAGCCCGACGAGGACGTGGAGACGGAACTCCAGCCCCGCGGGCTCGCCGAGAAGACGCCCGACCTCGACGACGAGGAGGCCCGACTGCTGGCACAGCGACACCGCGTCGGCACGCCGCAGTTCAACCGGCAGGACTACCACAAGAAAAAGCGCGTCCCGACCTCGTGGCGACGCCCGCGCGGCCAGCTCTCGAAGCAGCGCCGCGGCATCAAGGGCAAAGGCGACACGGTCGAGGCGGGCTTCCGCTCGCCGAAGGCGGTCCGCGGCAAGCACCCCTCGGGCTTCGAGGAGGTCCGCGTGCACAACGTGGACGACCTGGAGGGCATCGACGGGGACGTCGAGGCGGCCCGAATCGCCTCCAAAGTCGGTGCCCGCAAGCGCGAGCGCATCGAGGAAGCCGCTGAGGACGCGGGCATCCGCGTGCTCAACCCCACCTACGTCGAAGTCGAGGTGAACGAGTAA
- a CDS encoding uL15m family ribosomal protein: MTSKKRRQRGSRTHGGGSHKNRRGAGHRGGRGAAGRDKHEFHNYEPLGKSGFNRPDQVQPDVATVDVRELDEDAPLLAADGVAEEDGDGYHIDARDVVEDGYEADVVKVLGAGQVRNELTIVADAFSDSATEKIESAGGATELSERGQERQAEAEDDEADADDEE; this comes from the coding sequence ATGACGAGCAAGAAACGACGACAGCGCGGGTCGCGCACGCACGGCGGCGGGTCGCACAAGAACCGGCGCGGTGCCGGACACCGCGGTGGCCGCGGTGCCGCGGGCCGCGACAAACACGAGTTCCACAACTACGAACCGCTGGGCAAGAGCGGTTTCAACCGCCCGGATCAGGTTCAGCCGGACGTCGCGACGGTCGACGTCCGCGAACTCGACGAGGACGCGCCGCTGCTGGCCGCCGACGGCGTCGCCGAAGAGGACGGCGACGGCTACCACATCGACGCCCGAGACGTCGTCGAGGACGGCTACGAGGCCGACGTGGTGAAGGTGCTCGGTGCCGGGCAGGTCCGGAACGAGCTCACCATCGTCGCCGACGCCTTCTCGGACAGCGCGACGGAGAAGATCGAATCGGCCGGCGGCGCGACGGAACTGAGCGAACGCGGCCAGGAACGGCAAGCGGAAGCCGAAGACGACGAGGCCGACGCGGACGACGAGGAGTAA
- a CDS encoding 30S ribosomal protein S5, with amino-acid sequence MSADNGWEPRTRLGKQVAEGDIDSMQEALTSGLPLKESEVVDQLVPDLEDEVLDINMVQRMTDSGRRVKFRCVVVVGNRDGLVGYAEGRDDQVGGAIQKAIDVAKLNLIDVSRGCGSWECGCGRPHTVALRTQGKAGSVEVELQPAPRGLGLAGGETVRHVLELAGIEDIWTRSSGNTRTTVNFAKATFNALRNTAQARVPERTFEKREVIE; translated from the coding sequence ATGAGTGCTGACAACGGCTGGGAACCCCGGACACGCCTCGGCAAGCAGGTCGCCGAGGGCGACATCGACTCCATGCAGGAGGCGCTGACCTCGGGGCTTCCCCTGAAAGAATCGGAAGTCGTCGACCAGCTCGTCCCCGATCTGGAAGACGAAGTACTGGACATCAACATGGTCCAGCGGATGACCGACTCCGGCCGGCGGGTGAAGTTCCGCTGCGTCGTCGTCGTCGGCAACCGCGACGGCCTCGTCGGCTACGCCGAGGGGCGTGACGACCAGGTCGGCGGTGCCATCCAGAAGGCCATCGACGTGGCCAAACTGAACCTCATCGACGTCTCCCGCGGCTGCGGGTCCTGGGAGTGTGGCTGTGGCCGTCCGCACACAGTCGCGCTGCGCACGCAGGGCAAGGCCGGGAGCGTCGAAGTCGAGCTGCAGCCCGCACCGCGCGGACTCGGCCTGGCGGGCGGAGAGACCGTCCGCCACGTGCTGGAACTGGCCGGCATCGAGGACATCTGGACGCGCAGTAGCGGGAACACGCGGACCACGGTCAACTTCGCGAAGGCGACGTTCAACGCCCTGCGGAACACGGCCCAGGCCCGCGTCCCCGAGCGCACGTTCGAGAAGCGCGAGGTGATCGAGTGA
- a CDS encoding 50S ribosomal protein L5: MSSESESGDFHEMREPRVEKVVVHMGIGHGGRDLANAEDILGEITGQNPVRTKAKRTVGEFDIREGDPIGAKVTLRDEAAEEFLDTALPLAEMKKSQFDDTGNFSFGVEEHTEFPSQEYDPSIGIYGLDVTVNLVRPGYRVAKRDQASRSIPSNHRLDPEDATAFVESTFDVEVTE; encoded by the coding sequence ATGAGCTCCGAGAGCGAGTCCGGTGACTTCCACGAGATGCGGGAACCCCGCGTCGAGAAAGTCGTCGTCCACATGGGCATCGGCCACGGTGGCCGTGACCTCGCCAACGCCGAGGACATCCTCGGCGAGATCACGGGACAGAACCCGGTTCGGACGAAGGCCAAGCGGACGGTCGGCGAGTTCGACATCCGCGAGGGCGACCCCATCGGCGCGAAGGTCACCCTGCGCGACGAGGCCGCGGAGGAGTTCCTCGACACCGCGCTGCCGCTCGCCGAGATGAAGAAGAGCCAGTTCGACGACACCGGCAACTTCAGCTTCGGCGTCGAGGAACACACCGAGTTCCCGAGCCAGGAGTACGACCCGAGCATCGGAATCTACGGGCTGGACGTGACGGTCAACCTCGTCCGCCCCGGCTACCGCGTCGCCAAGCGAGACCAGGCGTCGCGCTCGATTCCGTCGAACCATCGACTCGACCCCGAGGACGCGACGGCGTTCGTCGAGTCGACCTTCGACGTGGAGGTGACCGAATGA
- a CDS encoding 50S ribosomal protein L18, with translation MATGPRYNVPMRRRREARTDYHQRLRLLKSGKPRLVARKSNKHVRAQLVTLGQDGDRTLAAAHSGDLEEYGWEAPTGNMPAAYLTGLLAGLRAQEAGVEEAVLDIGLNTPTPGSKVFAIQEGAIDAGLEVPHNDDVLADWQRTRGAHIAEYAEQLDDPLYSGDFDAEDLPEHFDEVRETLLEGDIEL, from the coding sequence ATGGCGACAGGACCACGATACAACGTGCCGATGCGGCGACGCCGCGAGGCCCGTACCGATTACCATCAGCGGTTGCGCCTGCTGAAATCCGGCAAGCCCCGCCTCGTTGCTCGAAAGAGCAACAAGCACGTCAGGGCGCAGCTGGTGACGCTTGGCCAGGACGGCGACCGAACGCTCGCGGCCGCACACTCGGGCGACCTCGAAGAGTACGGCTGGGAGGCCCCGACGGGCAACATGCCCGCGGCGTACCTCACCGGGCTACTCGCCGGGCTTCGCGCGCAGGAAGCGGGCGTCGAGGAAGCGGTGCTCGACATCGGCCTCAACACCCCGACTCCAGGTAGCAAAGTGTTCGCAATACAAGAAGGCGCAATCGACGCCGGGCTCGAAGTCCCCCACAACGACGACGTCCTCGCCGACTGGCAGCGCACGCGCGGTGCCCACATCGCCGAGTACGCCGAACAGCTGGACGACCCGCTGTACAGCGGGGACTTCGACGCCGAAGACCTCCCGGAGCACTTCGACGAAGTCCGGGAGACACTACTCGAAGGTGACATCGAACTATGA
- a CDS encoding 50S ribosomal protein L6, with product MTRVELEIPEGVTAELDHLDLTVEGDNGSVTRRLWYPAIDVSVEDGVVVIESVEEDAKTNSTVGTFESHVENMFHGVTEGWEYEMEVFYSHFPMQVDVEGDEVVIENFLGERAARRTAIHGDTDVSVDGEELTLSGSDIEAVGQTAADIEQLTRINDKDVRVFQDGVYITQKPSRGDA from the coding sequence ATGACACGAGTAGAACTGGAAATTCCGGAAGGCGTGACCGCCGAACTGGACCATCTCGACCTCACGGTCGAGGGTGACAACGGCAGCGTCACGCGACGGCTCTGGTATCCCGCGATCGACGTCTCCGTCGAGGACGGCGTCGTCGTCATCGAGTCCGTCGAGGAGGACGCGAAGACGAACTCGACCGTCGGGACCTTCGAGAGCCACGTAGAGAACATGTTCCACGGCGTGACCGAGGGCTGGGAGTACGAGATGGAAGTCTTCTACTCTCACTTCCCCATGCAGGTCGACGTCGAGGGCGACGAGGTCGTCATCGAGAACTTCCTCGGCGAGCGAGCGGCCCGTCGGACCGCCATCCACGGCGACACCGACGTGTCGGTCGACGGCGAGGAACTGACCCTGTCCGGGTCCGACATCGAAGCCGTCGGCCAGACCGCCGCGGACATCGAACAGCTCACGCGCATCAACGACAAGGACGTGCGCGTGTTTCAGGACGGGGTGTACATCACCCAGAAACCGAGCCGAGGTGACGCCTGA
- a CDS encoding 30S ribosomal protein S4e, translating to MSKHQKRLSVPDSWPVERKTATFTVKAGAGPHGESGVPLLIVLRDVLGYADNRKEARYALNEDNVLINGKAVSDEERPVGMFDILAFTERDEYYRVFPGEGGRLALTPIVADAADSKLGKIVNKTHVPGGDVQLALHDGETLVVEDDQTYDVGDSIVVDNESTDVVAHFEYEEGALVTAVNGAHAGEIGTVDEIQVTPGSAKNNVLVSQEGIDGEDSDDADGFETVEEYVVVIDENFTSDGGDDE from the coding sequence ATGAGTAAGCATCAGAAGCGACTCTCGGTGCCGGACAGCTGGCCCGTAGAGCGCAAGACGGCGACGTTTACGGTCAAGGCCGGAGCCGGCCCGCACGGCGAGTCGGGGGTCCCCCTGCTCATCGTCCTGCGGGACGTGCTCGGCTACGCCGACAACCGCAAGGAAGCGCGCTACGCGCTCAACGAGGACAACGTGCTCATCAACGGCAAGGCCGTCTCCGACGAGGAGCGCCCCGTCGGGATGTTCGACATCCTCGCCTTCACCGAGCGCGACGAGTACTATCGGGTGTTCCCCGGCGAGGGCGGTCGGCTGGCGCTGACCCCCATCGTCGCGGACGCGGCCGACTCTAAACTGGGCAAGATCGTCAACAAGACGCACGTCCCCGGTGGCGACGTTCAGTTGGCGCTCCACGACGGCGAGACGCTCGTCGTTGAGGACGACCAGACCTACGACGTCGGCGACTCCATCGTCGTCGACAACGAGAGCACCGACGTCGTCGCCCACTTCGAGTACGAAGAGGGCGCGCTCGTCACGGCCGTCAACGGCGCGCACGCCGGCGAGATCGGCACCGTCGACGAGATCCAGGTCACGCCCGGCTCCGCGAAGAACAACGTCCTCGTCTCGCAGGAAGGCATCGACGGCGAGGACTCGGACGACGCCGACGGCTTCGAGACGGTCGAAGAGTACGTCGTCGTCATCGACGAGAACTTCACGAGCGACGGAGGTGACGACGAATGA
- the rpmD gene encoding 50S ribosomal protein L30 produces the protein MQALVQIRGDVNMDTDIHDTLKMLNIHHVNHATLVPQTETYRGMVSKVNDFVAFGEPSQETVELLLETRGEPLEGDADVDDEWIGENTDYDDVEGLAAALVDEETTLKEQGLSPTLRLHPPRGGHDGIKHPTKEGGELGKHDTEGIDDLLEAMR, from the coding sequence ATGCAAGCGCTCGTTCAGATCCGCGGCGACGTGAACATGGATACGGACATCCACGACACGCTGAAGATGCTGAACATCCACCACGTCAACCACGCCACGCTGGTCCCGCAGACGGAGACGTACCGCGGGATGGTCTCGAAGGTCAACGACTTCGTGGCCTTCGGCGAGCCGAGCCAGGAGACCGTCGAACTCCTGCTCGAAACGCGCGGCGAGCCGCTCGAAGGCGACGCCGACGTCGACGACGAGTGGATCGGCGAGAACACCGACTACGACGACGTCGAGGGACTGGCCGCGGCGCTGGTCGACGAGGAGACGACGCTCAAAGAGCAGGGTCTCTCCCCCACACTCCGTCTGCACCCGCCGCGCGGCGGGCACGACGGAATCAAACACCCCACCAAGGAAGGCGGTGAGCTCGGGAAACACGACACCGAGGGCATCGACGACCTCCTGGAGGCGATGCGATAA
- a CDS encoding 30S ribosomal protein S8, whose translation MTGNDPFANALSAIDNAESVGHLDQTVSPASNEIGSVLEVFYDRGYIDGFSFVDDGKAGEFEVELKGAINECGPVKPRYSAGADEFEKWEKRFLPARDYGTLVVSTSHGIMSHYEAREEGVGGQVIAYVY comes from the coding sequence ATGACAGGAAACGACCCATTCGCCAACGCTCTATCGGCCATCGACAACGCCGAGAGCGTCGGGCATCTGGATCAGACGGTATCGCCCGCTTCGAACGAGATCGGCTCCGTCCTCGAGGTCTTCTACGACCGCGGGTACATCGACGGCTTCAGTTTCGTCGACGACGGCAAGGCCGGTGAGTTCGAGGTCGAACTGAAAGGTGCCATCAACGAGTGTGGCCCGGTCAAGCCCCGCTACTCCGCGGGCGCGGACGAGTTCGAGAAGTGGGAGAAGCGGTTCCTCCCCGCCCGCGACTACGGGACGCTCGTCGTCTCGACCAGCCACGGCATCATGAGCCACTACGAGGCCCGCGAGGAGGGCGTCGGTGGCCAGGTCATCGCGTACGTATACTGA
- a CDS encoding 50S ribosomal protein L19e: MTDLSAQKRLAADVLDVGKNRVWFDPEQQGDIADAITREDVRELVDEGAIQAKDEKGNSRGRARERQKKRAYGHQKGAGNRKGKSGARQDPKEEWESRIRAQRKKLRELRDDGSLSSSQYRDLYDKAGGGEFDSVADLERYIDANHGDE; encoded by the coding sequence ATGACGGATCTCTCCGCACAGAAGCGACTCGCAGCGGACGTCTTAGACGTCGGGAAGAACCGCGTCTGGTTCGACCCCGAGCAGCAGGGCGACATCGCGGACGCGATCACCCGCGAGGACGTGCGCGAACTGGTCGATGAGGGCGCCATCCAGGCGAAAGACGAGAAGGGCAACTCCCGCGGCCGCGCCCGGGAGCGCCAGAAGAAGCGTGCGTACGGCCACCAGAAGGGTGCCGGCAACCGGAAAGGCAAATCCGGCGCACGTCAGGACCCCAAAGAGGAATGGGAGTCGCGCATCCGCGCACAGCGGAAGAAACTGCGCGAACTGCGCGACGACGGCTCGCTGTCGAGTTCGCAGTACCGCGACCTGTACGACAAGGCAGGCGGTGGCGAGTTCGACAGCGTGGCCGACCTCGAACGATATATCGACGCAAACCACGGTGACGAATAA
- a CDS encoding 50S ribosomal protein L14 → MEALNADVTQGLEKGSLITCADNTGARELKVISVHGYSGTKNRHPKAGLGDKITVSVTKGTPEMRRQVLEAVVVRQRKPIRRPDGTRVKFEDNAAVIVDENEDPRGTELKGPISREVAERFGSVASAATMIV, encoded by the coding sequence ATGGAGGCGCTCAACGCAGACGTCACCCAAGGACTGGAGAAGGGCTCGCTCATCACGTGTGCCGACAACACGGGCGCACGCGAGCTGAAGGTCATCTCCGTCCACGGCTACTCGGGGACGAAGAACCGGCATCCGAAGGCCGGTCTGGGCGACAAGATCACGGTGTCGGTCACCAAGGGGACGCCCGAGATGCGTCGTCAGGTGCTCGAAGCCGTCGTCGTCCGCCAGCGAAAGCCGATCCGCCGTCCCGACGGCACCCGCGTCAAGTTCGAAGACAACGCGGCCGTCATCGTGGACGAGAACGAGGACCCGCGCGGGACCGAGCTGAAAGGTCCGATCTCGCGGGAAGTCGCGGAACGGTTCGGAAGCGTCGCCTCCGCAGCGACGATGATCGTATAG